The proteins below come from a single Clarias gariepinus isolate MV-2021 ecotype Netherlands chromosome 17, CGAR_prim_01v2, whole genome shotgun sequence genomic window:
- the apbb1 gene encoding amyloid beta precursor protein binding family B member 1: protein MSLASTSDLVNDNTCVPSSLSLDLRCPHSALLDTELGLKGKTKGTSASSKSRHIYANTTSSQLLTGIMGGRDDDMSHREEERARNQENEQGHSISGSNAKWMKEGQNQLRKVAEQQQDLNRNPDQNLNLTENENESPEVNPNQNRILEEQEHDMENNKNLKVLCSDVDIRNTANEPLLIDTSEVPKIKKQEEDEEEDDEEESLPASGGEKDTDSSEAQSSSESRNSGEGGGKNRCLLFSKNGAPSDEDSSCMSLSQGSTATSTPDGDTESYWDRSAFETDTDLPAGWMRVRDTSGTYYWHIPTGTTQWEPPSPMEEGAVLERPSSTSPAITPSEEPQITWTGVPRQNRFNDDLWKEEDVTSDQSLKEFEGATLRYASINLGCTQSEGEEKPSSYSTDGEAKCFAVRSLGWVEISEEEMAPGKSSIAVNNCIRQLSYHKHNLHDTAGIWGEGKDMLLVLENEMLNLIDPLGQTLLHSQPIVSIRVWGVGRDNGRDFAYVARDKLTHVLKCHVFRCDTPAKNIATSMHDICSKIMAQRKSSKSSLNRLNTDSSKLLDIPVQEFPAPKNELVQRFQVRYLGNVVVAKPVGMDIVNSALETALASGEKSDWSPVTVNVASATLTILVSDTEEVLSECRVRFLSFMGVGKDVHTFAFIMAEGPGDFICHMFWCDPNAASLSEAVQAACMLRYQKCLDARPPSSISCLPGPPADSVARRVGSSVKKGVQSLLGTFKRAGAQTP, encoded by the exons ATGTCTTTGGCGAGCACATCAGACCTGGTTAATGACAACACATGTGTGCCCTCCTCACTGAGTCTTGATCTACGCTGCCCACACAGTGCTCTACTAGACACAGAGCTTGGTCTAAAGGGCAAAACAAAAGGCACATCTGCTTCTTCCAAGAGCCGCCACATCTACGCCAACACCACCTCGTCACAGCTCCTCACAGGAATCATGGGTGGTCGTGACGATGACATGTCTCACCGCGAGGAAGAGCGGGCAAGAAATCAAGAAAACGAGCAAGGTCACTCCATCTCTGGGAGCAACGCCAAATGGATGAAGGAAGGTCAGAACCAGCTGCGCAAAGTCGCAGAGCAGCAGCAGGACCTCAATAGAAATCCGGACCAGAACCTTAACCTGACGGAAAATGAGAATGAGAGTCCAGAAGTGAACCCAAACCAGAACCGCATACTTGAAGAGCAGGAGCATGACATGGAGAACAACAAGAACCTGAAGGTCCTCTGCTCCGATGTAGACATCAGGAACACTGCCAATGAACCACTATTGATCGATACGTCTGAGGTTCCAAAGATCAAAAAgcaagaggaagatgaggaagAGGATGATGAGGAAGAAAGCCTCCCCGCCAGTGGTGGAGAGAAAGACACGGATTCCTCTGAGGCACAAAGCAGCAGTGAGTCGAGGAACAGTGGTGAAGGTGGGGGCAAGAATAGATGTTTACTGTTTAGCAAGAACGGTGCTCCCAGTGATGAGGACTCCAGCTGTATGTCTCTGTCTCAGGGGAGCACAGCCACCAGCACTCCTGATGGAGATACAG AGTCTTACTGGGACCGCAGTGCATTCGAGACAGACACTGACCTGCCAGCCGGCTGGATGCGTGTGAGGGATACTTCTGGCACCTACTATTGGCACATTCCAACAGGCACCACGCAGTGGGAGCCACCTTCCCCAATGGAAGAGGGCGCAGTGCTGGAGAGACCATCCAGCACCTCCCCTGCAATTACCCCCTCTGAGGAACCACAG ATTACATGGACTGGTGTTCCTCGTCAAAACAGATTCAATGATGACTTGTGGAAG GAGGAGGATGTAACCTCTGATCAGAGTCTGAAGGAATTTGAAGGGGCTACTCTGCGCTATGCCTCCATCAATCTCGG ttgTACTCAGTCAGAGGGAGAAGAGAAACCAAGTTCATACAGTACTGATGGGGAGGCTAAG TGTTTTGCTGTGCGATCTCTGGGCTGGGTCGAGATATCTGAGGAAGAGATGGCACCTGGAAAAAGCAGCATTGCTGTCAATAACTGCATCAGGCAGCTCTCATACCACAAACACAACCTGCACGACACAGCCGGCATCTGGGGAgag GGTAAGGACATGCTGCTGGTGCTGGAGAACGAGATGCTAAATCTGATCGATCCTCTGGGACAGACGCTTCTCCATTCACAGCCTATCGTCAGCATCCGTGTGTGGGGCGTCGGCAGGGACAACGGCAG GGACTTTGCCTACGTGGCTCGAGACAAGCTAACCCATGTTCTGAAGTGTCACGTGTTCCGGTGCGACACTCCTGCCAAGAACATTGCCACCAGCATGCATGACATCTGCTCTAAG ATTATGGCACAGAGGAAGTCCTCAAAATCAAGTCTAAACCGACTAAACACTGATTCTTCCAAGCTACTGGATATCCCAGTTCAGG AGTTCCCAGCACCAAAGAATGAGCTGGTTCAGCGTTTCCAAGTGCGCTACCTTGGCAATGTAGTGGTGGCAAAGCCAGTAG GCATGGATATTGTTAATTCTGCCTTGGAGACTGCACTTGCCTCTGGAGAAAAATCAGATTGGAGTCCCGTGACTGTGAACGTGGCCTCTGCTACTCTCACTATTCTTGTTTCAGAC ACTGAGGAGGTTCTGTCGGAGTGCCGCGTACGCTTCCTGTCATTCATGGGCGTGGGGAAAGATGTACACACCTTCGCCTTCATCATGGCTGAAGGCCCTGGAGATTTCATCTGTCACATGTTCTGGTGTGACCCCAACGCTGCCAGTCTGAGCGAGGCCGTGCAGGCTGCATGCATG CTAAGGTATCAGAAGTGTCTGGATGCCAGGCCCCCCAGCAGTATCTCGTGTCTGCCTGGCCCTCCTGCTGACTCAGTTGCTCGCAGGGTGGGCTCCAGTGTCAAGAAGGGTGTGCAAAGCCTGCTGGGAACATTTAAGAGAGCTGGAGCCCAGACACCGTGA